From the Leptospira biflexa serovar Patoc strain 'Patoc 1 (Paris)' genome, one window contains:
- a CDS encoding cytochrome-c peroxidase: MNDIAYANNLQSIAKTQIGSLPVSSPGSENDTIAIVELGNKIFRDINLSENRIQACITCHPLNGRSAGMDRQSTSRGTFGQLGKRNTPTILNIGFSNVIFWDGRRNQLYDQAIDPFINPLEMSLPSETELIQRIQNDPTYQEYFINAFPEDPNPTLHHVRTSISAFERSLISNSRYDDFINGNLIAMTRQELDGLKLFMEIGCTNCHSGFTLGGNGFGRLENPSLYNPNDLGKFEVTGDPNDRYVFKVPSLRNVSLTQPYFHDGSVSTLNEAIERMNAYGLNRNIQKQEIDTLILFLKTLSDKTKTN, from the coding sequence TTGAACGACATCGCATATGCGAACAATTTACAATCAATCGCAAAAACACAAATTGGTTCCCTTCCAGTTTCATCTCCTGGATCGGAAAATGATACCATTGCAATTGTCGAATTAGGAAATAAAATTTTTAGAGATATCAATTTGTCGGAAAATAGAATTCAGGCATGCATCACTTGCCATCCGTTAAATGGACGTTCGGCAGGAATGGATCGGCAATCGACTTCAAGGGGAACATTTGGTCAGTTGGGAAAACGAAACACTCCAACAATTTTGAATATAGGATTTTCAAATGTAATTTTTTGGGATGGAAGACGGAATCAACTTTACGATCAGGCCATTGATCCATTTATCAATCCCTTGGAAATGTCACTTCCTTCAGAAACGGAACTCATCCAAAGGATTCAGAATGATCCAACTTACCAAGAGTATTTTATAAACGCGTTTCCTGAGGATCCGAATCCCACATTACATCATGTAAGAACATCAATTTCTGCTTTCGAAAGGAGTTTGATTTCAAATTCACGATACGATGATTTCATAAATGGCAACCTTATTGCTATGACTCGGCAAGAATTGGATGGCTTAAAGTTGTTTATGGAAATTGGTTGTACGAACTGTCACTCTGGATTTACATTGGGAGGGAATGGATTCGGACGATTAGAAAATCCATCATTATACAATCCAAATGATTTAGGTAAATTTGAAGTAACAGGAGATCCGAACGATCGTTATGTTTTCAAAGTTCCAAGTTTAAGGAATGTATCCTTAACCCAACCTTATTTTCACGATGGTAGTGTTTCTACATTGAATGAAGCAATTGAACGAATGAATGCTTACGGATTAAACAGAAACATTCAAAAACAAGAGATTGATACTTTGATTCTATTTTTAAAAACTCTTTCCGATAAGACAAAAACAAATTAA
- a CDS encoding LIC_13355 family lipoprotein encodes MFHTYTYIQRLPIVFLIAFTFLQCSEKEKNNDLLLTLLSLPITNSPSIGPCPPTSLPSNIHVANTVVSANSTVSGFSNSSKSINGICGGGEFTGSLDVYALNLTGAGATLILSWAGRTVKNVSGIDFIIYENPFRVSETSDRYAFDPMVVHVSFNGTEYCGFDLSGFNPSLADSNQISSWPGFAGLRPVIYNMATKPFSVDELFTFTGSGFLLGGGDGFNLDDLIVGGPGTNCDATARTNIQTNGFKFIRMISASAVTNPNTGSGYVYPHSYNNGPDIDGVVAKSIE; translated from the coding sequence ATGTTTCATACATATACATATATTCAACGATTACCTATCGTATTCTTGATTGCTTTTACTTTTCTGCAATGTTCGGAGAAAGAAAAAAATAATGACCTATTATTAACATTACTTTCACTTCCGATCACAAACTCACCTTCTATAGGTCCTTGCCCACCAACATCTCTTCCATCAAACATCCACGTTGCTAATACAGTTGTTTCTGCCAATTCAACGGTGAGCGGATTTAGTAACTCTTCAAAATCTATCAATGGAATTTGTGGTGGTGGTGAGTTTACAGGTTCATTGGATGTTTATGCATTAAATCTAACAGGAGCAGGTGCAACTCTCATTTTATCATGGGCAGGAAGGACCGTAAAAAATGTTTCCGGAATCGATTTTATCATTTATGAGAATCCCTTTCGAGTTTCAGAAACAAGCGATCGATATGCCTTTGATCCGATGGTTGTTCATGTTTCCTTTAATGGAACAGAATATTGTGGATTTGATCTGAGTGGGTTTAATCCAAGTTTGGCCGATAGCAATCAAATTTCTTCTTGGCCTGGATTTGCCGGACTTCGACCAGTTATTTATAATATGGCAACAAAACCATTCAGTGTAGATGAATTGTTTACATTCACAGGTAGTGGATTTCTATTAGGTGGTGGTGATGGTTTTAATCTTGATGATTTAATTGTAGGTGGACCTGGCACCAATTGTGATGCGACAGCTCGTACCAATATCCAAACCAACGGATTTAAATTCATTAGAATGATCTCTGCATCAGCTGTCACGAATCCAAATACAGGATCGGGATATGTCTATCCACATTCGTATAACAATGGACCTGATATTGATGGTGTGGTAGCTAAATCGATTGAATGA
- the secA gene encoding preprotein translocase subunit SecA → MFQKILTILFGSKYERDLKRLNPIVETINSFEVTIKAMDDETLSSQTKKFKERLASGETLDDILPEAFATVREVAYRTLGMRHFDVQMMGGISLHWGNISEMKTGEGKTLTSTLPIYLNSLSGEGVHVVTVNDYLAKRDANWMRPVFEFLKVSVGVIQHDMDHEERKVAYNSDITYGTNNEFGFDYLRDNMVSYKEHRVQRQHNFAIVDEVDSILIDEARTPLIISGPAEESTDKYLKVNKIIPKLVEGEDFEIDEKAKNVILSEAGVHHVEKLLEVDNLYHAENIELVHHVQQALKAHKIFFKDKDYVVQDGEVIIVDEFTGRLMKGRRYSDGLHQSLEAKEGVPIARESQTLASITFQNYFRIYKKLAGMTGTADTEAEEFKKIYNLDVIVIPSNLKIQRQDMPDRVYKTEREKFDAVVKDIQEKVSRKQPVLVGTISIEKSEVLSKLLFSHGIQHNVLNAKQHERESEIVANAGKPGAITIATNMAGRGTDIVLGGAPKYKDDLEKLDDKCDSLGIKNKEELEIIYSFRECLIKQKFDEAEGKISDVRNETIKKECIKILGDAKKWKVDHDFVIGAGGLHIIGSERHESRRIDNQLRGRSGRQGDPGSSRFYLSLQDDLMRIFGSDRIARIMDTLKMPEGQELEHSMVSNAIARAQKRVEGHNFDIRKHLLEYDDVMNRQRIYIYGIRNELLDKGNMSKTVFDFFDEVVENQVILYCEGNNADAWEIDSLNEWLQSLGIDHKIESKDFKKESNPQLKVFEVVSKLVKELYDYKVSSIGDEIWRSIERNVFLDILDHRWKEHLYAMDHLKEGIWTVGYGEKNPLIEYKLQGFKMFDQLVDNLKNEVVSFLLKIEVTESDKKQDDTSPKEYKKIGQEQRAEVDMFGNELKSNKTKPQVSSTTSSGGGSERRSSRRKK, encoded by the coding sequence ATGTTTCAAAAAATCTTAACCATATTATTCGGCAGTAAATACGAAAGAGACCTAAAAAGACTTAACCCAATTGTTGAAACAATCAATTCATTTGAAGTTACGATTAAGGCAATGGATGATGAAACCTTGTCATCCCAAACAAAAAAGTTTAAAGAACGATTGGCGAGTGGCGAAACTCTCGATGATATTTTACCTGAAGCATTTGCAACAGTGAGAGAAGTTGCGTATCGTACTCTTGGGATGCGTCATTTTGATGTGCAGATGATGGGTGGTATTTCCTTACATTGGGGCAATATTTCGGAAATGAAAACAGGTGAAGGAAAAACATTAACTTCTACTCTGCCTATTTATCTCAATTCCCTCTCTGGTGAAGGAGTTCACGTTGTAACCGTTAACGACTATTTAGCGAAAAGGGATGCGAATTGGATGCGTCCTGTCTTCGAGTTTTTGAAGGTTTCTGTTGGTGTCATCCAACATGATATGGACCATGAAGAGCGCAAAGTTGCTTATAATTCAGACATCACATATGGAACAAACAATGAGTTTGGCTTCGATTATTTACGTGATAATATGGTGAGTTATAAAGAACATCGTGTGCAAAGGCAACATAACTTTGCCATCGTGGATGAGGTGGATTCAATCCTTATCGATGAAGCAAGAACCCCACTCATCATTTCAGGTCCTGCAGAAGAATCAACGGACAAATACTTAAAAGTAAACAAAATCATTCCAAAGTTAGTAGAAGGGGAAGACTTCGAAATTGATGAGAAAGCAAAGAATGTAATCCTGTCGGAAGCGGGAGTTCATCATGTTGAAAAACTATTGGAAGTAGATAATTTGTATCATGCTGAAAATATTGAGTTAGTACACCACGTACAACAAGCACTCAAAGCACATAAAATATTTTTTAAAGACAAAGATTATGTAGTGCAAGATGGGGAAGTGATCATCGTCGATGAGTTTACCGGTCGTTTGATGAAAGGTCGGCGTTATTCGGATGGACTTCACCAATCATTGGAAGCAAAAGAAGGTGTGCCGATCGCACGTGAATCACAAACTTTGGCTTCGATTACATTTCAAAACTATTTTCGAATTTATAAAAAATTGGCAGGTATGACGGGAACGGCTGATACCGAGGCCGAAGAATTTAAAAAGATCTATAATTTAGATGTCATCGTCATTCCTTCGAACCTTAAAATCCAAAGGCAAGATATGCCTGACCGAGTTTACAAAACAGAACGTGAGAAGTTCGATGCCGTAGTAAAAGATATCCAAGAAAAAGTTTCTCGCAAGCAACCTGTGTTAGTTGGTACGATTTCTATTGAAAAATCAGAGGTGTTGTCTAAACTTCTTTTTTCGCACGGGATTCAACACAATGTTTTGAATGCCAAACAACATGAAAGAGAATCTGAAATTGTTGCCAATGCTGGTAAACCAGGTGCAATCACCATTGCTACAAATATGGCGGGACGAGGGACTGACATTGTCCTTGGTGGTGCGCCCAAATACAAAGATGATCTAGAAAAATTAGATGATAAATGCGATTCATTAGGAATTAAAAACAAAGAAGAGTTAGAAATTATCTATAGCTTCCGTGAATGCCTAATTAAACAAAAGTTTGATGAAGCAGAAGGAAAAATTTCAGACGTAAGGAATGAGACAATCAAAAAGGAATGTATCAAAATCCTAGGCGATGCAAAAAAATGGAAAGTGGATCATGACTTTGTGATAGGGGCCGGTGGACTTCATATCATAGGATCGGAGCGCCATGAATCTCGAAGGATTGATAACCAACTTAGAGGAAGGTCTGGACGGCAAGGTGATCCAGGTTCTTCAAGATTTTATTTATCTTTGCAAGATGATTTAATGAGGATATTTGGATCAGATCGAATTGCTCGCATCATGGACACTTTAAAAATGCCTGAAGGTCAAGAATTGGAACATAGTATGGTATCCAATGCGATTGCTCGGGCACAAAAACGAGTCGAAGGTCATAACTTCGATATCAGGAAACACTTGTTAGAGTATGATGATGTAATGAACCGTCAAAGGATATATATCTACGGAATTCGAAACGAACTTTTAGATAAAGGGAATATGTCGAAAACCGTTTTTGACTTCTTTGATGAAGTTGTAGAAAATCAAGTGATCTTGTATTGTGAAGGTAACAATGCTGACGCTTGGGAAATTGATTCTCTAAATGAATGGTTACAAAGTTTAGGAATCGATCATAAAATTGAATCCAAAGATTTCAAAAAAGAATCGAATCCGCAGTTAAAGGTATTCGAAGTTGTTTCAAAACTAGTGAAAGAACTTTATGATTATAAAGTTTCTTCGATAGGCGATGAAATCTGGAGATCGATTGAAAGGAATGTATTTTTAGACATTTTAGACCATAGATGGAAAGAACATTTGTATGCAATGGACCATTTGAAAGAAGGGATTTGGACTGTTGGTTATGGTGAAAAAAATCCATTGATTGAATACAAACTACAAGGTTTTAAAATGTTCGATCAATTGGTTGATAATTTAAAAAATGAAGTGGTATCGTTCCTTCTTAAGATTGAAGTAACAGAATCAGATAAAAAGCAAGATGACACGTCACCCAAAGAATATAAAAAAATTGGGCAAGAACAACGTGCGGAAGTAGATATGTTTGGGAACGAGCTCAAATCAAACAAAACAAAACCTCAAGTTTCTTCGACTACTAGTTCGGGTGGTGGATCAGAAAGAAGATCCAGTCGAAGGAAGAAGTAA
- a CDS encoding type 1 glutamine amidotransferase: MRAVIIRFIDCEGPGILEPILREKGYRISYQNAFDSRVQLMPEIHLNFDLIIMLGGPQSVADPDEQEFFKPYYEIVENVAVLPNKKLIGICLGSQIIARALGANVRPGTKGPETGFSDLQILKPEHPIFSGLNGDSLLAFHLHEDIFDIPVGAEHLLASEFYANQMFSYKNKIFAFQTHLEPTLEMLHVWQNVHKEFIAKGTGDFSNLKSKQKTMEESAKILFRNIINL; the protein is encoded by the coding sequence ATGAGAGCAGTTATCATTCGATTCATTGATTGTGAAGGCCCTGGCATTCTTGAACCAATCTTAAGAGAAAAGGGATATCGTATCAGTTACCAAAACGCATTTGATTCTCGTGTGCAACTGATGCCAGAAATACATTTAAACTTTGATTTGATCATCATGTTAGGTGGTCCTCAGTCTGTTGCTGATCCAGATGAACAGGAATTTTTTAAACCATACTATGAAATCGTGGAAAATGTTGCGGTGTTGCCAAACAAAAAGTTAATCGGTATTTGTTTGGGTTCACAGATCATTGCACGTGCATTAGGTGCCAATGTTCGGCCTGGAACAAAAGGCCCAGAAACAGGATTTTCCGATTTACAAATCCTGAAACCAGAGCATCCGATTTTTTCTGGGTTGAATGGAGATTCCCTTTTAGCATTCCATTTACATGAAGATATATTTGATATCCCTGTGGGAGCGGAACATCTCCTTGCAAGTGAGTTTTATGCGAATCAAATGTTTTCTTATAAAAATAAGATTTTTGCATTCCAAACTCATTTAGAACCAACACTTGAAATGTTACATGTTTGGCAGAATGTTCATAAAGAATTTATCGCTAAAGGCACGGGCGATTTTTCGAACCTGAAATCTAAACAAAAGACGATGGAAGAAAGTGCCAAAATATTATTTCGCAATATTATAAATTTATAA
- a CDS encoding TlpA family protein disulfide reductase, producing MSRESSKTGFTDVLLVQTMGIAVQFMGFMKASLILITSLCLISCAPAKSSYFGEGTFVGVTPSGEEIRFANLGKDQIALNVYSPDCVPCWKEIPALNLLHAEIQNKFPNKALFMVVDPYQIVPDVTDELPFGQVYQLAKDRMNLEIKNRNIQVPIVFMKKPFRVKEGGLVTGTPETLLFETNPLRLYYNFLGSISELTNKEEIQKDSKFQFFRYQFGMESI from the coding sequence ATGTCAAGGGAAAGTTCGAAAACGGGCTTTACAGACGTTCTCCTAGTCCAAACCATGGGGATTGCCGTCCAATTTATGGGATTTATGAAAGCCTCCCTCATTTTAATTACTAGTTTATGTCTCATTAGTTGCGCCCCAGCGAAATCTTCGTATTTCGGAGAAGGGACGTTTGTCGGTGTTACACCAAGCGGAGAAGAGATTCGCTTCGCCAACTTGGGAAAAGACCAAATTGCTTTGAATGTATACTCACCTGATTGTGTGCCATGTTGGAAAGAAATCCCAGCACTCAATCTTTTACATGCAGAAATCCAAAACAAGTTTCCAAACAAAGCACTGTTTATGGTCGTGGATCCCTATCAAATTGTCCCTGATGTCACCGACGAACTTCCGTTTGGACAAGTATATCAGTTGGCGAAAGATAGGATGAATCTTGAAATCAAAAATAGAAATATCCAAGTACCAATTGTTTTTATGAAAAAACCATTTCGAGTGAAAGAAGGTGGACTTGTGACAGGAACCCCCGAAACACTTTTGTTCGAAACAAACCCCCTTCGATTGTATTATAATTTTTTAGGATCCATTTCAGAACTCACGAACAAAGAGGAGATTCAAAAAGATTCGAAGTTTCAATTTTTCCGTTATCAATTTGGTATGGAATCAATATGA
- a CDS encoding 6-hydroxymethylpterin diphosphokinase MptE-like protein — translation MGVGALHSVRALIESPKTHPFFFFWEPNSEIFLLSEFQIETKELIQKAKNKGIFLQIITGKTPDWAEINKELVASSLSDQELNLKWTLYETPNYERLFPDLVKECRHHFLSQFRSQSTNENTIQHFRKLWTHNHLKNQLSLKKDQNKFHWFQSFAANHPNVLFVGASPSLESDLETIKRHRNNWSVFVSDTALGFLLENDITPDYIVSFDSGRGTTYHFLLEIPIHIPIITWLGGSPYLFELPNPKILVNTGHPLDQILAFLLQKEQSILWPHYQNPSLNLFGMVLSITNGIQNRNFTISGVSFVSEQGKSHCKGTGYERFYSPLVNRKQSLEISTKRLYSGVRKGKNQVVWEELVTAKDSKKIQLLSELTTFQTNMIEPPKKKLHSFQGFPPKISDLAKWANQDQSGIIHAKTLNTWLRFSPG, via the coding sequence TTGGGTGTGGGCGCTTTACATTCGGTTCGTGCGCTGATAGAATCTCCCAAAACTCATCCTTTCTTTTTCTTTTGGGAACCTAACTCTGAAATTTTTTTATTATCTGAATTCCAAATCGAAACAAAGGAACTGATCCAAAAAGCAAAGAACAAAGGGATCTTTCTCCAGATCATCACAGGGAAAACTCCCGACTGGGCCGAAATTAACAAAGAACTAGTCGCCTCTTCTTTATCAGATCAGGAATTAAACTTAAAATGGACCCTCTACGAGACACCAAATTACGAACGGCTGTTCCCGGATTTGGTAAAAGAATGTCGCCATCATTTTCTATCGCAGTTTCGTTCCCAATCAACGAATGAAAATACCATCCAACACTTCCGTAAACTTTGGACACATAATCATCTCAAAAACCAATTGAGTCTCAAAAAGGACCAAAACAAGTTTCATTGGTTCCAATCCTTTGCTGCCAATCATCCAAATGTTTTATTTGTTGGCGCTAGCCCGAGTCTGGAATCAGACTTGGAAACGATCAAACGTCATCGAAACAATTGGTCAGTCTTTGTGAGTGATACAGCTCTTGGTTTTTTATTAGAAAATGACATCACTCCAGATTACATCGTATCCTTCGATTCGGGAAGAGGCACAACGTATCATTTTTTATTGGAAATACCAATACATATTCCCATCATTACCTGGTTAGGTGGTTCTCCTTATTTATTTGAGTTGCCCAATCCAAAAATTCTTGTGAATACGGGACATCCTTTGGATCAAATCCTTGCTTTTCTCTTACAAAAAGAACAAAGTATTCTTTGGCCACATTACCAAAATCCAAGTTTGAATTTGTTTGGAATGGTTTTATCAATCACCAATGGAATTCAAAATCGAAATTTTACGATCAGCGGTGTGAGTTTTGTATCAGAACAAGGTAAATCCCATTGTAAGGGGACAGGGTATGAAAGATTTTATAGTCCTCTAGTGAATAGAAAACAAAGTTTAGAAATTTCCACCAAACGTCTGTATTCTGGTGTTAGAAAAGGAAAAAATCAAGTAGTGTGGGAAGAATTAGTAACTGCGAAAGATTCGAAAAAAATCCAATTGTTATCAGAGTTAACAACATTCCAAACAAACATGATAGAACCTCCTAAAAAAAAGCTCCATTCTTTTCAGGGTTTTCCCCCAAAGATTTCGGATTTGGCAAAGTGGGCAAACCAAGACCAATCCGGTATCATTCATGCAAAAACCCTCAACACTTGGTTGCGGTTTTCACCAGGTTAA
- a CDS encoding HDOD domain-containing protein, with the protein MNFKDIISQLETSKESRINFYFVTEEQNQEIYALLVHVMGYMDKLYLVEVIFTVLKELLMNANKANAKRDYFSREKLDIQNSTDYAKGMSRFQENIIMKWNEQLDRLDGGNYYISLLMKVDGKSIHFAVENNAPITKEELARVNRRIEVAKNYNDLSDAFTDVSDSTESAGLGLVLIQLLLKNSGIGSDKFKIFTNDKITRATLTVPDVTTPVEIQTGLKTKLLNEIDGLPPLPHSLTKIIQLCNNPDSDLHMISNEIERNPALSADLLKLSNSAFFANRSQVSSILQAVKVVGLKNLRNLLYVSGVRKIMDGQYGKMMDVWEHSSRCSYYARYLATENNHTNKIADIIAVCALLHDIGKFLLLSVDRGFFKKIETYQRGADSGNSTLLEEMAIGLSHPQLGALLAEKWEFPPDLRVAIEYHHKPFLAPPELRDLVEVIYMANMMADYHEQKKGFYAIDKNLLAKFNLDNIDVFSAAVNKVEVLYKKTNE; encoded by the coding sequence GTGAATTTTAAAGATATCATTTCTCAATTAGAAACTTCCAAAGAATCCAGAATTAATTTTTATTTTGTGACTGAAGAACAAAATCAGGAGATATACGCATTACTTGTCCACGTAATGGGGTATATGGACAAATTATATTTAGTGGAAGTCATTTTCACTGTCCTCAAAGAACTCCTGATGAATGCAAACAAAGCCAATGCAAAACGTGACTACTTCAGCCGTGAAAAATTGGACATCCAAAACTCCACTGATTATGCAAAGGGGATGTCAAGGTTCCAAGAAAATATCATCATGAAGTGGAATGAACAACTGGACCGGTTAGATGGTGGGAATTATTACATCAGTCTACTCATGAAAGTAGATGGGAAATCCATTCACTTTGCTGTCGAAAACAATGCACCCATCACCAAAGAAGAATTAGCGCGTGTCAATCGCCGGATTGAAGTCGCAAAGAATTACAATGACCTTTCGGATGCGTTTACAGATGTATCTGATAGTACAGAATCAGCTGGCTTAGGACTTGTACTCATACAACTCCTATTAAAAAATTCAGGGATTGGTTCCGATAAATTTAAAATTTTCACAAATGACAAGATAACACGCGCTACACTCACAGTTCCTGATGTCACGACTCCTGTGGAAATCCAAACTGGGCTTAAAACCAAATTGCTCAATGAGATAGATGGCCTTCCACCGCTCCCTCATTCATTAACTAAAATCATCCAACTTTGTAACAATCCAGATTCCGACTTACATATGATTTCCAATGAAATTGAAAGAAATCCTGCATTGTCTGCTGACTTACTCAAACTCTCTAACTCAGCTTTTTTTGCTAACCGAAGCCAAGTGAGTTCCATTTTACAAGCGGTCAAAGTGGTAGGATTAAAAAACTTACGAAACCTTCTCTATGTTTCCGGAGTTCGTAAAATCATGGACGGTCAATACGGCAAAATGATGGATGTTTGGGAACATTCCAGCCGTTGCAGTTATTACGCGCGTTATCTCGCAACAGAAAATAACCATACGAATAAAATCGCAGACATCATAGCCGTCTGTGCTTTGTTACATGATATTGGGAAATTTTTACTACTTTCTGTGGATCGTGGATTTTTCAAAAAAATTGAGACTTACCAAAGAGGAGCTGATTCTGGAAACTCCACTCTTTTAGAAGAGATGGCCATCGGTTTAAGCCACCCACAACTTGGTGCTCTACTCGCTGAAAAATGGGAATTCCCTCCAGACTTACGTGTTGCGATCGAATACCATCACAAACCTTTTTTGGCTCCACCTGAACTAAGAGATTTGGTCGAGGTGATTTATATGGCCAATATGATGGCAGACTACCATGAACAGAAAAAAGGTTTTTATGCCATTGACAAAAACCTATTAGCAAAATTTAATTTAGACAATATCGATGTGTTCTCCGCAGCGGTGAATAAGGTAGAGGTATTATACAAAAAAACCAATGAGTGA
- a CDS encoding ABC transporter ATP-binding protein, translating into MSEVIRFDSVSFIRNDKLILKDVQFSLNQGESLAIIGRNGAGKTTLINLLFGYLWPTSGSVSAFGETYGDTPMAPLQNKMGIVQPGHQETLLQRLTCLEMVLTGVIGTLGLYKEPTLEQIKTANDLLQSIGLNEKANQLYTTLSSGEKMKVLLLRAFGEGKELLILDEPTAALDLTARVDFGRSLALLTPNLTRILITHRIEEIPEDFHKVLLLKEGTVLAFGDKSKVFTDTHLSELYDLPLSVSKKKGQYHITVLS; encoded by the coding sequence ATGAGTGAAGTGATCCGCTTTGATTCCGTTTCCTTCATTCGTAATGACAAACTCATTTTAAAAGATGTACAGTTTTCACTAAACCAAGGGGAATCTTTGGCGATAATTGGAAGGAATGGTGCGGGTAAAACGACTCTCATCAATCTCCTGTTTGGTTATCTTTGGCCAACATCTGGGAGTGTATCTGCTTTTGGTGAAACCTATGGCGATACTCCGATGGCTCCACTACAAAACAAAATGGGGATTGTCCAACCAGGACACCAAGAAACTCTTTTACAACGACTCACTTGTTTGGAAATGGTACTCACAGGTGTGATTGGAACCTTAGGTTTGTACAAAGAACCAACACTAGAACAAATTAAAACCGCAAATGATTTATTACAATCCATTGGTTTAAACGAAAAAGCAAACCAACTCTACACCACCCTTTCCTCTGGGGAAAAAATGAAGGTTTTATTACTTCGTGCCTTTGGAGAAGGAAAAGAACTCCTCATCCTAGATGAACCAACGGCTGCACTGGATTTAACTGCTCGAGTTGATTTTGGAAGGTCACTGGCTTTATTAACTCCAAACCTCACACGAATTCTCATCACACATCGAATTGAAGAGATACCAGAAGATTTTCACAAAGTACTATTATTAAAAGAAGGAACGGTCTTGGCTTTTGGAGATAAATCAAAAGTTTTCACAGATACTCATCTTTCTGAATTGTATGATCTCCCTCTTTCAGTGAGCAAAAAAAAAGGACAGTATCATATCACTGTCCTTTCCTAA
- a CDS encoding DUF445 domain-containing protein translates to MIPFTYGFVGWVTNWLALKMTFYPIHFVGIPPYLGWQGIIPRKAHKMASKSVDVITERLLNIKEVFLKVDPKKAEIVFLPALDSSIRYTIREFSDTLDPKLWEMIPDLVKEEIYHKVKRESGITIRKVIKKLQADIDSLFDVKALVLKKLSGSNVSLVVELFQEVGAPEFRFIERSGFYFGFLLGLVQMVFMIFFPMAWTLPIQGVIVGYLTNYLALEMIFRPLLPKKVLGLWTYQGLFLKRQNEVSRLYAKLVSEKILTPKNILSELIFGKASKEIMEIIRKEVSSHVDTVTFLAKPALYATGKINEFDAAKERIAVAMADNAIENAFHLETYLGEALQIETMMGDRMSALPPKEFESILRSAFQEDEMLLILVGAALGALVGWFQMVFLI, encoded by the coding sequence ATGATCCCTTTTACATACGGGTTTGTCGGTTGGGTGACCAATTGGTTGGCCCTCAAAATGACCTTTTATCCCATCCACTTTGTTGGAATTCCACCCTACCTCGGTTGGCAAGGCATCATCCCGAGAAAAGCACATAAAATGGCGAGTAAATCTGTGGATGTGATCACAGAACGTTTACTCAATATCAAAGAAGTTTTCCTCAAAGTAGATCCCAAAAAAGCAGAAATCGTTTTTTTACCTGCCCTCGATTCTAGCATTCGTTATACGATAAGAGAATTTTCAGATACTTTAGATCCCAAACTTTGGGAAATGATTCCAGACTTAGTCAAAGAAGAAATTTATCATAAAGTCAAAAGAGAAAGTGGGATTACGATTCGAAAAGTAATCAAAAAACTCCAGGCAGATATTGATTCTTTATTTGATGTAAAGGCACTTGTCTTAAAAAAATTATCCGGAAGTAACGTGAGTTTGGTGGTAGAACTTTTCCAAGAAGTGGGGGCTCCGGAATTTCGATTCATCGAACGTTCAGGGTTTTATTTTGGATTTTTACTTGGACTTGTCCAAATGGTATTTATGATTTTTTTTCCAATGGCATGGACTCTTCCCATCCAAGGAGTGATCGTCGGTTATCTTACCAATTATTTGGCACTTGAGATGATCTTTCGTCCCTTATTGCCCAAAAAAGTTTTAGGACTTTGGACCTACCAAGGTTTATTTTTAAAACGACAAAATGAAGTATCTCGGTTGTATGCTAAACTGGTAAGCGAAAAAATCCTCACTCCCAAAAACATCCTTTCCGAACTCATCTTTGGAAAAGCATCCAAAGAAATCATGGAAATCATCCGAAAAGAAGTGAGTAGCCATGTGGACACAGTCACCTTTCTTGCCAAACCTGCCTTGTATGCAACGGGAAAAATCAATGAATTTGATGCCGCAAAGGAAAGGATTGCAGTGGCAATGGCAGACAATGCGATTGAAAATGCATTCCATCTCGAAACGTATTTAGGAGAGGCGTTACAAATCGAAACAATGATGGGAGACAGGATGTCAGCCCTTCCGCCCAAAGAATTTGAATCCATTTTACGATCGGCTTTCCAAGAAGATGAAATGTTACTCATCCTTGTGGGGGCGGCTCTCGGTGCCCTTGTTGGATGGTTCCAAATGGTATTTCTCATATGA